The following proteins are co-located in the Mobula hypostoma chromosome 4, sMobHyp1.1, whole genome shotgun sequence genome:
- the LOC134345769 gene encoding DNA damage-inducible transcript 4-like protein has protein sequence MVAGGRRRAAVGGAPELSYWDHEPTDYTLNEEEQRCQYLVKLLENCLSRAKKTKLHCSEVLVPERMISKIARGMLCLASSEPCGLRGSVVYVMVEIESMCRKLDRIVYDSTVVPTFELTLILKEDGSIWPVLRDFFFIGTCFTPGFRQALKLSPGFRLIKKKLYSSSSTGTVIEC, from the exons ATGGTGGCGGGCGGCAGGCGGAGGGCTGCGGTCGGCGGAGCTCCGG AACTCAGTTACTGGGATCACGAGCCCACTGATTACACTTTGAACGAGGAAGAACAGCGATGCCAGTACTTGGTCAAGCTCCTCGAGAACTGCCTGTCCAGGGCTAAAAAAACGAAGCTGCACTGCTCTGAAGTTCTGGTTCCTGAGAGAATGATCAGCAAGATAGCCAGGGGCATGCTCTGCCTTGCCTCCAGCGAGCCTTGTGGGCTGCGTGGATCCGTCGTCTACGTGATGGTGGAGATCGAGAGCATGTGCAGAAAGCTAGACCGCATTGTTTATGACTCCACTGTTGTTCCAACTTTTGAATTGACTTTGATTCTTAAGGAGGACGGCAGCATATGGCCTGTTCTCCGAGATTTCTTTTTCATTGGTACCTGTTTTACCCCTGGGTTCAGGCAAGCACTGAAACTCAGTCCCGGGTTTCGCTTGATTAAAAAGAAGCTGTACTCTTCGTCTTCAACTGGGACTGTGATTGAATGTTAA